From Nitrobacter sp. NHB1, a single genomic window includes:
- the gor gene encoding glutathione-disulfide reductase — translation MADFDVDLFVIGGGSGGVRAARIAAGYGARVMIAEEYRMGGTCVIRGCVPKKLLVYGSHIRHDIEDAAGFGWSIPSATFDWPTLIANKDKEIARLEAAYTSNAEKAGARIVKTRAVFEDPHTLRLATGETVRSKHVLIATGGAPNHGRAIPGIEHVISSNEVFHLTELPRRIAIQGGGYIALEFACIFAGFGSDVTLIYRGDNILRGFDDDVRAHVRAEMEKDGITVLTGCTVDRVDRQGDEFTSHLSNGSSVASDQVLFAIGRHPNVANLGLENAGVAINPNNGGIAVDGFSQTNVPHIHAVGDVTHRFNLTPVAIREGHAFADTVFGNKPTRVDHADIPTAVFSQPEVGTVGLTEAQARAQFTNVDIYKTTFRPMKATMSGRDTRILMKLVVDATTDRVLGCHIVGDGAAEMVQVLGIAIRMKATKADFDATMALHPTAAEELVTMRTPTARHAREAAE, via the coding sequence ATGGCTGATTTCGACGTCGATCTGTTCGTCATCGGCGGTGGATCGGGCGGCGTGCGCGCTGCGCGCATCGCTGCCGGATATGGCGCGCGCGTCATGATTGCCGAGGAGTACCGGATGGGCGGCACCTGCGTCATCCGGGGGTGCGTGCCGAAGAAGCTGCTTGTCTATGGATCTCACATCCGCCACGACATAGAGGATGCCGCCGGTTTCGGCTGGTCGATCCCGTCCGCGACGTTCGACTGGCCGACGCTGATCGCCAACAAGGACAAGGAGATCGCCCGGTTAGAGGCGGCCTATACCTCCAATGCCGAGAAGGCGGGCGCGCGCATCGTCAAGACGAGGGCGGTGTTCGAGGATCCGCACACGCTGCGACTGGCGACGGGCGAAACCGTCCGCTCGAAGCATGTTCTGATCGCAACGGGCGGCGCGCCCAACCACGGGCGGGCCATTCCCGGCATCGAACATGTGATCTCCTCCAACGAGGTGTTTCACCTCACGGAGTTGCCGAGACGAATTGCGATTCAGGGCGGCGGATATATTGCGCTCGAGTTTGCCTGCATCTTTGCCGGATTCGGCAGCGATGTGACGCTGATCTATCGCGGCGACAATATCCTGCGCGGTTTCGACGACGATGTTCGCGCGCACGTTCGCGCGGAGATGGAGAAAGACGGCATCACGGTCCTGACGGGCTGCACCGTCGACAGGGTCGATCGGCAAGGCGACGAATTCACGTCTCATTTGTCGAATGGGTCGAGCGTTGCCTCCGATCAGGTGCTGTTTGCGATCGGCCGGCATCCCAACGTTGCAAATCTCGGTCTCGAGAACGCGGGCGTCGCCATCAATCCGAACAACGGCGGTATTGCCGTTGACGGCTTTTCGCAAACCAACGTGCCGCACATCCATGCGGTCGGCGATGTCACGCATCGCTTCAACCTGACTCCGGTTGCCATCCGCGAGGGCCACGCGTTTGCGGATACGGTGTTCGGCAACAAGCCCACGCGCGTGGATCATGCGGACATCCCGACCGCGGTCTTCTCGCAACCCGAGGTCGGCACGGTGGGCCTGACCGAGGCGCAGGCGCGCGCGCAGTTCACCAACGTCGATATCTACAAGACGACCTTCCGGCCGATGAAGGCGACAATGTCCGGTCGCGATACCCGTATCCTGATGAAGCTTGTCGTCGATGCGACGACGGATCGCGTGCTGGGTTGCCACATCGTCGGCGATGGCGCCGCCGAGATGGTGCAGGTTCTCGGTATTGCGATCAGGATGAAGGCGACCAAGGCCGACTTCGACGCGACGATGGCATTGCATCCCACGGCGGCCGAAGAACTGGTGACGATGCGGACGCCGACCGCACGCCACGCGCGTGAAGCGGCGGAGTGA
- a CDS encoding DUF2059 domain-containing protein: MKGLSRFLPAACLAVALVFSGSVQAQKPAQPTAAAIASAKELLTLKHADAMYANAVPGMVERTKTTLLQSNLNYQKDLNEVALIVAKSLAGREKEIGDGMAKIYASHFTEQELKDLVTFYKSPLGQKLIAQEPKAIEASMAFMNNWAHQFAGVVNGAFRAEMRKRGKEI, from the coding sequence ATGAAGGGTCTTTCAAGGTTTCTGCCGGCGGCTTGCCTTGCCGTGGCGCTGGTGTTCTCAGGCAGCGTTCAGGCTCAGAAGCCCGCGCAACCGACAGCCGCCGCAATCGCTTCGGCCAAGGAACTTCTGACGCTGAAGCACGCGGACGCGATGTACGCGAATGCCGTTCCGGGCATGGTCGAGCGGACCAAGACCACGCTGCTTCAATCCAACTTGAACTATCAGAAGGATCTCAACGAGGTCGCTCTGATCGTTGCCAAGTCGCTGGCGGGCCGCGAAAAGGAGATCGGTGACGGCATGGCGAAGATTTATGCCAGCCATTTTACCGAGCAGGAGTTGAAGGACCTGGTCACGTTTTACAAGTCTCCGCTGGGGCAGAAGTTGATCGCGCAGGAGCCCAAGGCGATCGAGGCCAGCATGGCATTCATGAACAATTGGGCGCATCAGTTCGCGGGCGTGGTGAACGGAGCGTTTCGCGCGGAAATGCGCAAGCGCGGCAAGGAAATCTGA
- the rpiA gene encoding ribose-5-phosphate isomerase RpiA, protein MTLDALKRQAAARALEYVEDGMRLGLGTGSTAKHFVELLGERVRDGLKVVGVPTSESTRADAERCGIPLTTLDDLDRLDLTVDGADEIDADLNLVKGGGGALLREKIVAAASERMIVIADETKWVAGLGRFPLPIEVIPFGLAATRRAITEAFAKVGASGQMVVRKGLDGHAFVTDGGHWIFDAHLGQIPDASHLAGLLNPIPGVVEHGLFIGLARVAMLAGAQGIRVVERR, encoded by the coding sequence ATGACGTTGGATGCATTGAAAAGACAGGCTGCGGCGCGTGCCCTTGAATACGTCGAGGACGGCATGAGGCTGGGTCTTGGAACGGGATCCACCGCCAAGCATTTTGTCGAGCTTCTGGGCGAGCGCGTCCGGGACGGGCTGAAGGTTGTTGGGGTGCCGACCTCCGAATCAACGCGAGCCGATGCGGAGCGGTGCGGCATTCCCCTAACCACGCTGGACGACCTCGACCGGCTCGATCTGACGGTCGATGGCGCCGACGAAATCGACGCCGATTTGAATCTGGTCAAGGGCGGCGGCGGGGCGCTTCTGCGCGAGAAGATCGTGGCTGCGGCGTCGGAGCGCATGATCGTGATCGCGGACGAGACAAAGTGGGTGGCGGGGCTTGGCCGCTTCCCCCTGCCGATCGAAGTCATTCCCTTCGGGCTCGCGGCGACGCGACGTGCCATTACCGAGGCGTTTGCGAAAGTCGGCGCTTCCGGTCAAATGGTCGTCAGAAAGGGGCTTGACGGCCATGCTTTCGTCACCGATGGCGGCCACTGGATTTTCGATGCCCATCTCGGGCAAATACCCGATGCATCCCATCTGGCCGGGCTGTTGAATCCGATACCTGGCGTCGTCGAGCACGGCCTGTTCATTGGCCTCGCGCGCGTGGCGATGTTAGCGGGCGCACAGGGAATTCGCGTTGTTGAGCGGCGATAG
- a CDS encoding HAD family hydrolase codes for MTSSPPPMVVFDLDGTLVDTAPDLAAALNFVLDREGLRTLPLPTARSMIGAGVRRMIERGLEHEDRAATPDDVTRMMGDFVDYYTAHIADASRPFEGLIEALDDLSARGYRFAVCTNKLEPLAKLLLDQLGLSSRFSAICGGDTFGVSKPDPAILQQTVARAGGSMKATIMVGDAGPDIGVARRAGIPVIGVTFGYTEVPIAELKPDRLIGHMRELPDAVAALQAETLNVTG; via the coding sequence ATGACATCTTCCCCCCCTCCCATGGTCGTATTCGACCTCGACGGGACGCTGGTCGATACCGCGCCAGATCTCGCCGCCGCGCTCAACTTCGTTTTGGATCGTGAGGGTCTGCGCACGCTGCCGTTGCCGACGGCTCGCTCGATGATCGGCGCGGGGGTTCGCCGCATGATCGAACGCGGCCTCGAACATGAGGATCGCGCCGCGACGCCGGATGACGTCACGCGGATGATGGGCGACTTCGTCGACTACTATACGGCGCATATCGCCGACGCATCGCGTCCGTTCGAGGGACTCATCGAGGCGCTCGACGACCTGTCGGCGCGAGGATACCGTTTCGCGGTCTGCACCAACAAGCTGGAACCGCTTGCCAAGCTGCTGCTTGACCAGTTGGGATTGAGTTCGCGGTTTTCTGCGATCTGCGGGGGCGATACCTTTGGCGTATCCAAACCGGATCCGGCGATTTTGCAGCAAACGGTCGCGCGCGCGGGCGGAAGCATGAAGGCCACCATCATGGTCGGCGATGCAGGCCCCGACATAGGGGTAGCGCGCCGGGCCGGGATTCCGGTCATTGGGGTCACGTTCGGCTATACCGAGGTCCCGATCGCGGAACTCAAACCCGATCGCCTCATCGGCCACATGAGGGAGCTGCCGGACGCCGTCGCCGCGCTACAGGCCGAGACGCTGAACGTAACCGGCTGA
- the moaA gene encoding GTP 3',8-cyclase MoaA → MTGFSTLAETSDSRKMVDPYGRTISYLRVSVTDRCDLRCFYCMSEDMTFLPKADLLTLEELDRLCSAFIAKGVRKLRLTGGEPLVRRNVMSLIRSLSRHLGTGALNELTLTTNGSQLARFAAELKDCGVRRINVSLDTLDPARFHEITRWGDIQKVMAGIDAAQAAGLAVKINAVALKNLNDHEIPSLMEWAHGRGMALTLIEVMPMGDIGASRADQYLPLSMLRARLAGQYTLTDVDDNTGGPARYVKVSETGGKLGFITPMTHNFCESCNRVRITCTGTLHTCLGHEDASDLRRPLRASAGDELLYETIDRAIGLKPKGHDFIIDRHNRPSVSRHMSVTGG, encoded by the coding sequence ATGACCGGTTTTTCTACCCTCGCTGAGACTTCGGACTCCCGGAAAATGGTCGACCCGTATGGCCGGACCATCAGCTATTTGCGCGTGTCGGTCACGGATCGCTGCGATCTTCGCTGCTTCTATTGCATGTCCGAAGACATGACGTTTTTGCCGAAGGCGGACCTGCTCACGCTGGAAGAACTCGATCGCCTGTGCTCGGCATTCATCGCCAAGGGCGTGCGCAAGCTGCGGCTGACTGGCGGCGAACCACTGGTTCGTCGCAACGTGATGTCGCTGATACGCTCCTTGTCCCGCCACCTCGGGACCGGGGCGCTCAACGAACTGACGCTCACGACAAACGGATCGCAATTGGCCCGTTTCGCGGCCGAGCTGAAGGATTGCGGCGTGCGGCGGATCAACGTGTCGCTCGATACGCTCGACCCGGCCAGGTTTCACGAGATCACGCGCTGGGGCGATATCCAGAAGGTCATGGCCGGCATCGATGCCGCGCAAGCCGCGGGCCTCGCCGTCAAGATCAATGCGGTCGCACTCAAAAACCTGAACGACCACGAAATTCCATCCCTGATGGAGTGGGCGCACGGCCGAGGCATGGCACTGACCCTCATCGAGGTCATGCCGATGGGCGATATCGGCGCGTCCCGCGCCGACCAGTATCTGCCGCTGTCCATGTTGCGCGCGCGGCTCGCCGGCCAGTACACCCTCACCGACGTCGACGACAATACGGGCGGCCCCGCCCGCTACGTCAAGGTAAGCGAAACCGGTGGGAAGCTTGGCTTCATCACACCGATGACTCACAATTTCTGCGAATCCTGCAACCGCGTCCGCATCACCTGTACGGGCACCCTGCATACCTGCCTCGGCCATGAAGACGCCTCGGACCTGCGGCGGCCGCTCCGCGCATCGGCCGGCGACGAGTTGCTGTATGAGACGATCGATCGCGCCATCGGCCTCAAGCCGAAAGGCCACGACTTCATCATCGACCGTCACAACCGTCCGAGCGTAAGCCGGCACATGAGCGTAACCGGCGGCTAG
- a CDS encoding TRAP transporter small permease subunit, with protein MRPLLALSAAIDQLNEKVGYVCNILVLLAVLVSAGNAMVRYAFDYSSNGWLELQWYMFAVLVMFGASYTFKRNEHVRVEIFYMFLSERGKLWLDLIGTLFLLIPACLLLSYLSWPFFMQSYAVGEISGNAGGLVRWPIKLVIPVGFVMLALQGVSEVIKRVAALLGVVTIDARYERPTQ; from the coding sequence ATGCGTCCGTTACTGGCTCTCAGCGCGGCCATCGACCAGCTCAATGAAAAGGTCGGATATGTCTGCAATATCCTGGTGCTGCTCGCCGTTCTGGTGAGCGCCGGCAATGCGATGGTCCGATATGCCTTCGATTACAGCTCCAATGGCTGGCTCGAATTGCAGTGGTACATGTTCGCCGTCCTCGTGATGTTCGGAGCGTCGTACACCTTCAAACGCAACGAACATGTCCGCGTCGAGATCTTCTATATGTTCCTGTCCGAGCGCGGCAAGCTCTGGCTCGATCTCATAGGCACCCTTTTCCTTCTCATTCCGGCCTGCCTGTTGCTGAGCTATCTGTCGTGGCCGTTCTTCATGCAGTCCTACGCGGTCGGCGAAATATCCGGCAATGCCGGCGGTCTGGTCCGCTGGCCGATCAAACTTGTCATCCCGGTCGGATTCGTCATGCTCGCGCTTCAAGGCGTCTCGGAAGTGATCAAGCGCGTCGCGGCGCTACTAGGCGTTGTCACGATCGACGCCAGGTACGAGAGACCGACTCAATGA
- a CDS encoding TRAP transporter large permease: MITLQMMPPMMFGGLVLAMLIGFPVAFTLAAVGLSFGFLAIHLGFFDLNFLQAIPGRVFGSVLSNELLLAIPFFTFMGSVLERCGLAEDMLDSMGQLFGPIRGGLGYSVILVGFILGAITGTVAAQVIAMALISMPVMMRYGYNIRYITGVLAASGTITQLVPPSLVLIVLADQLGKSVGDMYLGAWGPSLFQIVLFVGYTFLLGLFKPHHVPPVPKEFRTLTGWPLWRKCLMGIIPSAVLIFVVLGTMMMGLATPTEAGAMGAVGAIVLAAIHHTDFSSTGRKFLIVGAIAGGIGTLVGIFVPEGPVFKIAFAVTYLAVVWIGLEAVRIPELRDLIKQAYQSTMRLTTMVTFILIGSTCFSVVFLGVSGGEWLEHLLTSLPGGAWGFLVFINVFIFFLAFFLDFFEIAFIILPMIAPVAQKLLAPIVGADAALIWFGVMICVNMQTSFLHPPFGFALFYLRGVAPREVKSSDIYWGAMPWIGLQVIMVVLVIAFPATVTSLLSKPTTVDLNKIKIEVPDIEMAPLDFGPGPKHGNN, encoded by the coding sequence ATGATTACGCTCCAGATGATGCCGCCGATGATGTTCGGCGGCCTGGTTCTGGCGATGTTGATCGGCTTTCCGGTAGCCTTCACACTGGCTGCGGTCGGACTCTCATTTGGTTTCCTCGCCATCCATCTTGGCTTCTTCGACCTGAATTTCCTTCAGGCCATTCCGGGGCGCGTGTTCGGCAGCGTGCTGTCCAACGAATTGTTACTCGCGATTCCGTTTTTCACGTTCATGGGATCGGTGCTCGAACGCTGTGGCCTCGCGGAGGACATGCTCGACTCGATGGGCCAACTGTTCGGACCCATCCGCGGCGGTCTGGGATATTCGGTCATACTCGTCGGATTCATCCTCGGCGCCATCACCGGTACGGTCGCCGCTCAGGTGATCGCCATGGCGCTCATCTCGATGCCCGTGATGATGCGGTACGGCTACAACATTCGCTACATCACGGGCGTGCTGGCGGCATCCGGCACCATCACCCAGCTCGTTCCGCCCTCCCTGGTGCTGATCGTTCTCGCCGACCAGCTCGGAAAGTCGGTCGGCGACATGTATCTCGGTGCCTGGGGGCCTTCGCTGTTCCAGATCGTGCTGTTCGTCGGCTACACGTTCCTGCTCGGCCTCTTCAAACCCCATCATGTCCCCCCGGTGCCGAAGGAATTTCGCACGCTCACCGGCTGGCCGCTTTGGCGCAAGTGCCTGATGGGCATCATTCCCTCCGCCGTCCTGATCTTCGTCGTGCTCGGCACCATGATGATGGGGCTTGCGACGCCGACGGAAGCAGGTGCAATGGGCGCCGTGGGTGCTATCGTGCTGGCGGCCATTCACCACACGGATTTCAGCAGCACCGGCCGGAAATTCCTGATCGTCGGCGCGATCGCGGGCGGCATCGGCACGCTCGTCGGGATCTTCGTGCCCGAGGGACCGGTCTTCAAGATCGCGTTCGCCGTCACCTATCTCGCTGTCGTGTGGATCGGTCTGGAAGCCGTCCGCATTCCCGAGCTTCGCGACCTCATCAAACAGGCCTATCAATCGACAATGCGCCTCACCACCATGGTGACGTTCATCCTGATCGGCTCGACCTGTTTCTCCGTGGTGTTTCTCGGCGTATCCGGCGGCGAGTGGCTCGAACACCTGCTGACGTCGCTGCCGGGCGGCGCGTGGGGCTTTCTCGTCTTCATCAACGTCTTCATTTTCTTCCTGGCGTTCTTCCTCGATTTCTTCGAGATCGCCTTCATCATCCTGCCGATGATCGCGCCGGTGGCCCAGAAGCTTCTCGCTCCGATCGTCGGCGCGGACGCCGCCTTGATTTGGTTCGGCGTCATGATCTGCGTCAACATGCAGACCTCGTTCCTCCACCCTCCGTTCGGTTTCGCATTGTTCTACCTGCGCGGCGTCGCGCCGCGCGAGGTCAAGAGCTCCGACATCTACTGGGGCGCCATGCCCTGGATCGGATTGCAGGTCATCATGGTCGTTCTTGTCATCGCGTTCCCCGCGACGGTGACGAGCCTGCTCAGCAAACCGACGACTGTCGATCTCAACAAGATCAAGATCGAGGTCCCCGATATCGAGATGGCACCGCTCGATTTCGGTCCCGGGCCGAAACACGGCAATAACTGA
- a CDS encoding TRAP transporter substrate-binding protein: MKRRDFLKVSAAGAAVAAVASPAIAQSAPEIKWRMTSSFPKSLDTIYGGADYFVKQVAEMTDNKFQIQLFAAGEIVPGLQAFDATANNTVEMSHTVSYYYVGKDPTFAIFASVPFGLNTRQQNSWLYQGGGNELANEFFKKFGVIAFPCGNTGTQMGGWFRKEIKTVADLSGLKMRIGGIAGQVLQKVGVVPQQLAGGDIYPSLEKGTIDAAEWVGPYDDEKLGFQKVAKYYYYPGFWEGGPTVHAFCNLEKWNTLPKTYQAILMNAAANANTWMTARYDMQNPGALKRLVAGGTQLRPFSNEILDACLKATNELWGEISATNPGFKKTIETMQAYRSDEYLWWQVAEYTYDTFMIRSRTRG; the protein is encoded by the coding sequence ATGAAACGTCGTGATTTTTTGAAGGTTTCAGCAGCCGGCGCCGCTGTCGCGGCCGTAGCCTCGCCGGCAATTGCACAATCGGCGCCCGAGATCAAATGGCGCATGACGTCGAGCTTTCCGAAGTCGCTCGATACGATCTATGGCGGCGCCGATTATTTCGTAAAGCAAGTTGCGGAAATGACCGACAACAAATTTCAAATTCAGCTCTTTGCTGCCGGAGAGATTGTCCCCGGATTGCAGGCGTTCGATGCAACGGCCAACAATACGGTCGAGATGAGCCACACGGTGTCCTATTATTATGTCGGAAAGGATCCGACATTTGCGATCTTCGCGTCTGTCCCGTTCGGTCTCAACACGCGTCAGCAGAATTCCTGGCTGTATCAGGGCGGAGGGAATGAACTCGCCAATGAGTTCTTCAAGAAGTTCGGTGTCATCGCTTTTCCCTGCGGCAACACCGGCACGCAGATGGGTGGCTGGTTTCGCAAGGAGATCAAGACGGTCGCCGACTTGTCGGGCCTGAAGATGCGGATCGGCGGTATTGCCGGGCAGGTGCTCCAGAAGGTCGGTGTCGTACCGCAGCAGCTTGCCGGCGGTGACATTTACCCCTCGCTTGAAAAAGGCACGATCGATGCGGCCGAGTGGGTCGGCCCATACGACGATGAAAAGTTGGGTTTCCAGAAAGTCGCGAAGTACTACTACTATCCCGGCTTCTGGGAAGGCGGCCCGACGGTTCACGCTTTTTGCAATCTTGAGAAGTGGAATACGTTGCCCAAGACCTATCAGGCGATCCTGATGAATGCCGCGGCCAACGCCAACACCTGGATGACGGCTCGCTATGACATGCAGAATCCCGGCGCCCTCAAGCGGCTCGTCGCAGGGGGTACGCAACTACGGCCGTTCAGCAACGAAATCCTTGATGCCTGCCTGAAAGCCACGAATGAGTTGTGGGGTGAGATTTCCGCGACGAATCCCGGCTTCAAGAAGACCATCGAGACCATGCAGGCCTATCGCTCCGACGAGTACCTGTGGTGGCAGGTGGCTGAATATACCTACGACACTTTCATGATCCGATCGCGCACGCGCGGCTGA
- a CDS encoding Mrp/NBP35 family ATP-binding protein, with product MNVTPQQVLDRLAGVLSPRGVALTGADVLSEIVVNGDKVFFSINVEASEIRAWEDVCAQAEVAVRAIPGVSVAMVALTAERKPGSAAPPRRSAQGIPPVSTHRTPQNPAAGSPMARQADIPGVAAVIAVASGKGGVGKSTTALNLALGLRDHGLRVGLLDADIYGPSIPRLTGIREKPHLNDDKKMVPIGRFGLAIMSVGFLVEEESAMIWRGPMVTSAIRQMLRDVAWGELDVLVVDMPPGTGDAQLTLAQTVPLKGAVIVSTPQDLSLIDARRGLAMFRKVNVPVLGIVENMSFFQCPHCGTRSDIFGHGGARQEAERLGVPFLGEIPLHMSIRETSDSGHPVVESEPDGPHTAIYRVIAGRIRDRLQGATAAA from the coding sequence TTGAACGTAACACCGCAACAGGTTCTCGATCGACTGGCCGGCGTCCTCTCTCCCCGCGGTGTGGCACTGACCGGCGCCGACGTTCTGTCGGAGATCGTTGTCAACGGCGACAAGGTGTTTTTCTCCATCAACGTTGAGGCGTCGGAGATCCGGGCATGGGAGGACGTTTGCGCCCAGGCAGAGGTGGCCGTCCGCGCGATCCCGGGAGTGTCGGTTGCGATGGTCGCCTTGACCGCCGAACGCAAGCCGGGCAGCGCCGCTCCGCCGCGACGGTCGGCGCAGGGGATTCCTCCTGTGTCGACACATCGCACGCCGCAAAATCCGGCGGCAGGTTCGCCGATGGCGCGACAGGCGGATATTCCCGGAGTTGCCGCTGTCATTGCCGTTGCATCCGGCAAGGGCGGCGTCGGCAAATCGACTACCGCGCTCAATCTCGCGCTGGGCCTGCGCGATCACGGCCTGCGCGTCGGTCTGCTCGATGCCGATATCTATGGGCCCTCGATACCGAGACTGACCGGTATTCGGGAAAAGCCGCATTTGAACGACGACAAGAAGATGGTCCCGATCGGGCGTTTTGGCCTCGCGATCATGTCGGTCGGCTTTCTGGTCGAGGAAGAAAGCGCAATGATCTGGCGCGGTCCGATGGTGACGTCCGCGATCAGGCAGATGCTGCGGGATGTCGCCTGGGGCGAACTCGACGTTCTGGTCGTGGACATGCCGCCTGGGACCGGCGATGCGCAACTGACGCTGGCTCAGACCGTGCCGCTCAAGGGCGCCGTCATCGTTTCGACGCCGCAGGATTTATCGCTGATCGACGCGCGGCGCGGGCTGGCGATGTTCAGAAAAGTCAATGTGCCGGTTCTCGGCATTGTCGAAAACATGAGTTTCTTTCAGTGTCCGCATTGCGGGACGCGAAGCGATATTTTTGGCCACGGCGGCGCGCGACAGGAGGCGGAACGGCTGGGGGTGCCGTTTCTGGGCGAAATCCCGCTTCACATGTCGATTCGCGAGACATCCGATTCGGGTCATCCGGTGGTGGAGAGCGAACCTGACGGACCGCACACGGCGATCTATCGCGTCATTGCCGGACGTATCCGCGACCGGCTCCAGGGTGCGACCGCCGCAGCATAG
- a CDS encoding NAD(P)-dependent oxidoreductase, with protein MAKVAFLGLGVMGFPMAGHLVAKGGHEVTVFNRTPAKAKAWAETFGGKTAPTPEAAAAGQDFVMACVGNDDDLRAITIGAGGAFAGMKRGAIFVDHTTASAQVARELDAEATRRGFGFVDAPVSGGQAGAENGVLTVMCGGTENAYAGAEPIIAAYARMCKRLGPAGAGQLTKMVNQICIAGLVEGLSEGIHFAKKAGLDVNSVVEVISKGAAQSWQMENRYKTMSEGKFDLGFAVEWMRKDLSICIAEARRNGASLPVTSLVDAFYAEVETMGGHRWDTSSLLARLER; from the coding sequence ATGGCTAAAGTCGCATTTCTCGGTCTCGGCGTCATGGGATTCCCCATGGCAGGACATCTCGTCGCAAAGGGCGGCCACGAGGTGACCGTGTTCAATCGAACGCCGGCCAAGGCCAAGGCATGGGCTGAGACATTCGGCGGGAAAACAGCGCCGACGCCGGAAGCGGCTGCCGCAGGTCAGGATTTCGTGATGGCGTGCGTCGGCAACGACGACGACTTGCGCGCGATCACGATCGGCGCCGGCGGCGCCTTTGCCGGAATGAAGCGTGGCGCAATTTTTGTCGATCATACGACCGCCTCCGCTCAGGTCGCGCGCGAACTCGATGCCGAGGCGACCAGGCGCGGCTTCGGCTTTGTCGACGCCCCGGTCTCGGGGGGACAGGCCGGCGCCGAAAACGGCGTTCTCACCGTGATGTGCGGCGGAACGGAGAATGCTTACGCCGGTGCCGAACCGATCATCGCAGCCTATGCCAGGATGTGCAAACGGCTTGGCCCGGCCGGCGCGGGTCAGTTGACCAAAATGGTCAATCAGATCTGCATTGCCGGCCTCGTGGAGGGGCTGTCCGAGGGCATCCACTTTGCCAAGAAGGCGGGACTCGACGTCAATTCGGTGGTCGAAGTGATCTCGAAGGGCGCTGCCCAATCGTGGCAGATGGAAAACCGCTACAAGACGATGAGCGAAGGCAAGTTCGATCTCGGCTTCGCCGTCGAATGGATGCGCAAGGACCTTTCGATCTGCATCGCTGAGGCCCGCCGCAACGGCGCCAGCCTTCCGGTCACAAGCCTGGTGGATGCCTTTTACGCGGAAGTCGAGACAATGGGTGGCCACCGCTGGGACACGTCCAGTCTTCTGGCGCGGCTCGAGCGTTAA